In one Gadus morhua chromosome 7, gadMor3.0, whole genome shotgun sequence genomic region, the following are encoded:
- the orai2 gene encoding protein orai-2, whose product MSELEVPMGSPTPAASEQLQADGGGMDYRDWVRRSYLELVSSNHHSVQALSWRKLYLSRAKLKASSRTSALLSGFAMVAMVEVELDFEYDYPRPLLVAFSVCTTVLVAVHLFALLISTCILPNVEAVSNIHNLNSVSESPHVRMHVYIELAWGFSTALGILLFLAEVVLLCWMKFLPVDAVRAKTPLAAVNCCRVPDPGGGGTGTTAAAATASPTTAGSRAADASGWYAAMASTIIMVPVGVVFMVFAVHFYRSLVRHKTERHHQEIEELHKIKVQLDGHERGLQVV is encoded by the exons ATGAGCGAGCTGGAAGTGCCCATGGGGTCGCCCACGCCGGCTGCCTCGGAGCAACTGCAGGCGGACGGGGGGGGCATGGACTACCGGGACTGGGTGCGGCGCAGCTACCTGGAGCTGGTGAGCTCCAACCACCACTCGGTGCAGGCCCTGTCCTGGAGGAAGCTCTACCTGAGCAGGGCCAAGCTCAAGGCCTCCAGCCGGACCTCTGCGCTGCTGTCGGGCTTCGCCATG GTGGCCATGGTGGAGGTTGAGCTGGACTTTGAGTACGACTACCCCCGGCCGCTCCTGGTGGCCTTCAGCGTGTGCACCACGGTGCTGGTGGCGGTGCACCTCTTCGCCCTCCTCATCAGCACCTGCATCCTCCCCAACGTGGAGGCCGTCAGCAACATCCACAACCTCAACTCGGTCAGCGAGTCCCCGCACGTGCGCATGCACGTGTACATCGAGCTGGCCTGGGGCTTCTCCACGGCGCTGGGCATCCTGCTCTTCCTGGCCGAGGTGGTGCTCCTGTGCTGGATGAAGTTCCTGCCGGTGGACGCCGTCAGGGCGAAGACGCCCCTGGCCGCCGTCAACTGCTGCCGGGTCCCGGACCCCGGTGGCGGGGGGACCGggaccaccgccgccgccgccaccgccagccCCACCACCGCCGGCAGCAGGGCGGCGGACGCCAGCGGCTGGTACGCGGCCATGGCCTCCACCATCATCATGGTGCCCGTGGGGGTGGTCTTCATGGTGTTCGCTGTGCACTTCTACCGCTCGCTGGTGCGCCACAAGACGGAGCGCCACCACCAGGAGATCGAGGAGCTGCACAAGATCAAGGTGCAGCTGGACGGCCACGAGAGGGGCCTGCAGGTGGTGTGA